Proteins co-encoded in one Ruegeria pomeroyi DSS-3 genomic window:
- a CDS encoding sigma-54-dependent Fis family transcriptional regulator — MDQSIAFARHVQEIVSAAEGKQTTRDPEVVQSWLRCLNDYKLDPEHKGEARILPQNILRQHQQEAEDLMTIARFGMEDLYRRVNSMGYVLLLTDAKGVTVDFIGDEKVDRELKRAGLYIGSEWSEQNAGTCGVGACLTSGEAIVVHQTDHFDMAHTPLSCTAAPIYHSDGSLIGVLDVSLLMSPTEKYSQALTLEVVKSCVRRIELANLMNSRKSDWILRLNRTSEFLGVDPSCAISVASDGTISGLTHGAHQLFSKAQGVRKFSAQSFVGKPFEEVFDFDFNDIPCLLAAETPGEQALELSDGQVIFADVQAPLRRERAPARSVLPKPLAGIHGGDASMQILAEKAARIVDKQISIILEGETGVGKEYVAKALHASRKKKGPFVAINCAALPEALIESELFGYAPNSFTGANAKGKKGLIEQANGGTLFLDEIGDMPLVLQARLLRVLAEKEVMPVGATKPVPVDIRVISASHRKLKSLVDAGQFRQDLYYRLNGVVLSIPALRDRTDKPWVIRQIAALVSEGSVMRFSKPAEEALLAHDWPGNIREMINVFELCLALSNDGVVGIEDLPENLIPQ; from the coding sequence ATGGATCAGTCAATCGCTTTTGCACGCCATGTGCAGGAAATCGTTTCGGCCGCCGAAGGCAAGCAGACAACGCGCGACCCCGAGGTTGTCCAGTCCTGGCTGCGCTGCCTGAACGACTACAAGCTGGACCCCGAACACAAGGGTGAAGCGCGAATTCTGCCCCAGAACATCCTGCGCCAGCACCAGCAGGAAGCCGAAGACCTGATGACCATCGCCCGTTTCGGGATGGAAGACCTGTACCGGCGGGTTAACTCCATGGGCTATGTGTTGCTTCTGACGGACGCCAAGGGCGTGACGGTCGATTTCATCGGCGATGAGAAGGTTGACCGCGAACTGAAGCGGGCGGGTCTTTATATCGGGTCGGAGTGGAGCGAGCAGAACGCCGGAACCTGCGGCGTCGGGGCCTGCCTGACGTCAGGAGAAGCGATCGTCGTCCACCAGACCGATCATTTCGACATGGCGCATACGCCCTTAAGCTGCACCGCCGCGCCGATCTATCATTCCGATGGGTCGCTGATCGGTGTGCTTGACGTGTCCCTGCTGATGTCGCCCACCGAGAAGTATTCTCAGGCCCTGACGCTGGAGGTGGTCAAATCCTGTGTCCGCCGGATCGAACTGGCCAATCTCATGAATTCGCGCAAATCCGACTGGATTTTGCGGCTGAACCGCACCTCGGAATTCCTGGGGGTTGATCCAAGCTGCGCGATTTCGGTGGCTTCTGACGGGACTATTTCGGGGCTGACGCATGGCGCGCATCAGTTGTTCTCCAAGGCGCAAGGCGTTCGGAAATTCAGTGCCCAGTCCTTTGTAGGGAAGCCGTTCGAAGAAGTATTCGATTTTGATTTCAATGATATACCCTGTCTTTTGGCGGCAGAGACGCCGGGGGAACAGGCGCTGGAATTGTCCGATGGGCAGGTCATTTTTGCCGATGTGCAGGCGCCCTTGCGGCGTGAACGCGCCCCGGCGCGATCTGTCCTGCCAAAGCCGCTTGCGGGTATCCACGGCGGCGATGCGTCCATGCAGATCCTTGCCGAGAAGGCCGCCAGGATCGTCGACAAGCAGATCAGCATCATCCTTGAAGGCGAAACCGGCGTGGGCAAGGAATATGTCGCCAAGGCGCTCCATGCCTCGCGCAAGAAGAAGGGACCCTTCGTTGCGATCAATTGTGCCGCGCTGCCCGAGGCGCTGATCGAAAGCGAATTGTTCGGCTATGCGCCCAATTCCTTTACCGGTGCCAATGCCAAGGGCAAGAAGGGGCTGATCGAACAGGCCAATGGCGGGACCTTGTTCCTGGACGAGATCGGGGACATGCCGCTGGTTCTTCAGGCGCGCCTGTTGCGGGTGCTGGCCGAGAAAGAGGTGATGCCGGTCGGCGCGACGAAACCTGTTCCGGTGGATATCCGGGTCATTTCGGCGTCTCACCGCAAGCTCAAGTCGCTGGTCGATGCGGGGCAGTTCCGGCAGGACCTGTATTACCGGCTGAACGGCGTGGTTCTGAGTATTCCGGCGCTGCGGGACAGGACAGACAAGCCCTGGGTCATCCGGCAGATCGCTGCGCTGGTGTCAGAAGGATCCGTGATGCGCTTTTCCAAGCCCGCGGAAGAGGCGCTGCTGGCCCATGACTGGCCGGGCAACATCCGTGAAATGATCAACGTCTTCGAGCTGTGCCTGGCGCTCAGCAATGACGGCGTGGTCGGGATCGAAGATCTTCCTGAGAATTTAATACCTCAATAA
- a CDS encoding carboxymuconolactone decarboxylase family protein yields the protein MSVQKEKLAQANKRLMGLFKADQKTMMAFKTLSDTAVREAQVSTAMKEMIAVAIAAARGCEDCILYHVNEAKSHGAERGTLVEVLAVAIEMSGGPGTVYAAKALDAFDQL from the coding sequence ATGAGCGTACAAAAAGAGAAGTTGGCGCAGGCCAACAAACGGCTGATGGGTCTGTTCAAGGCCGATCAGAAAACCATGATGGCGTTCAAGACCCTGAGCGACACGGCGGTGCGCGAGGCCCAGGTCTCGACCGCGATGAAAGAGATGATTGCGGTCGCCATCGCCGCCGCCCGGGGATGCGAGGATTGCATCCTTTACCATGTCAACGAGGCCAAGTCCCACGGGGCCGAGCGCGGCACGCTGGTCGAGGTTCTGGCGGTTGCCATCGAGATGTCGGGGGGGCCGGGCACCGTTTATGCGGCAAAGGCGCTGGATGCCTTTGATCAGCTTTGA
- a CDS encoding acetoin dehydrogenase dihydrolipoyllysine-residue acetyltransferase subunit has protein sequence MSDLITPILMPKWGLSMREGTLAAWHVEEGTEISPGDEIMDVETDKIANVVEAADGGLLRRRVGQAGEVYPVRALLGVLAPESVSDAEVDAYVDAFEMPQIEEEEDTGPAHEFADLGVGRIRYITREGEGVPVILIHGFGGDLDNWLFNIDALAEKAPVHALDLPGHGQSVKTVDDPGLGTMVDAVVQLMDHLNIDKAHLVGHSMGGLVSGQVAIEHPGRVASLSLICSAGLGDEINAGYIDGFVGAASRRDLKPVLKDLFADQSLVSRAMVDDLLKYKRLDGVQSFLEALRGNLFAGGRQAAGIAAALAGFNGPIQVIWGADDAVIPQSHANAIADASVTVVEGAGHMVQMENASRVNELISHHL, from the coding sequence ATGAGCGATCTGATTACGCCGATCCTCATGCCGAAATGGGGCCTTTCCATGCGGGAAGGCACCCTTGCGGCCTGGCATGTCGAGGAAGGCACCGAGATCAGTCCCGGCGACGAGATCATGGATGTCGAAACCGACAAGATCGCGAATGTCGTGGAGGCCGCCGATGGCGGTCTCCTGCGGCGGCGTGTCGGCCAGGCAGGCGAAGTCTATCCGGTTCGCGCGCTTTTGGGTGTCCTGGCCCCCGAAAGCGTCAGCGATGCCGAGGTCGACGCCTATGTCGATGCCTTCGAGATGCCGCAAATCGAAGAAGAGGAAGATACCGGCCCGGCCCATGAATTCGCCGATCTGGGCGTTGGGCGTATCCGCTATATCACGCGCGAAGGCGAAGGCGTGCCGGTCATCCTGATCCACGGCTTTGGCGGTGATCTGGACAACTGGCTGTTCAATATCGACGCGCTGGCCGAAAAGGCGCCGGTTCACGCGCTGGACCTGCCCGGCCATGGCCAGTCGGTCAAGACGGTGGATGATCCGGGCCTTGGCACGATGGTCGATGCGGTGGTGCAACTGATGGATCATCTGAACATCGACAAAGCGCATCTGGTCGGCCATTCGATGGGCGGGCTCGTCTCGGGGCAGGTGGCGATCGAGCATCCCGGCCGGGTTGCCTCGCTGTCGCTGATCTGTTCTGCCGGTCTGGGAGATGAGATCAACGCCGGCTATATCGACGGCTTTGTCGGGGCGGCCAGCCGCCGCGATCTCAAGCCCGTGCTGAAGGACCTGTTTGCAGATCAGAGCCTGGTCAGCCGCGCGATGGTCGATGACTTGCTGAAATACAAGCGGCTGGATGGGGTTCAAAGCTTCCTCGAGGCGCTCAGGGGCAACCTTTTCGCAGGCGGCCGGCAAGCCGCCGGGATCGCTGCGGCGCTGGCCGGTTTCAACGGGCCGATCCAGGTGATCTGGGGCGCCGATGACGCGGTGATCCCGCAATCCCATGCCAATGCCATCGCCGATGCCAGCGTCACCGTTGTCGAGGGCGCGGGCCACATGGTCCAGATGGAAAACGCCTCCCGGGTCAATGAGCTGATCTCCCATCATCTCTGA
- a CDS encoding alpha-ketoacid dehydrogenase subunit beta: MARTLSMKDAINEALDQEMTRDPTVIMMGEDIVGGAGAAGEDDAWGGVLGVSKGLYHKHPKQMIDTPLSESAYVGAAIGAATCGLRPVAELMFIDFMGVCLDQIYNQAAKFRYMFGGKAETPVVIRAMCGAGFRAAAQHSQMLTPIFTHIPGLKVVCPSNAYDTKGLLIQAIRDNDPVIFLEHKNLYASECDVPEEPYAIPFGEANIAREGSDVTIVTYGLMVPNSLAAAETLKKEGIDVEVIDLRTLSPIDMDTVIESVENTGRLVCVDEANPRCSIATDVSASVAQDAFKALKAPIAMVTAPHAPVPFSPALEDLYIPSPDRIAAAVRKTMGA; this comes from the coding sequence ATGGCACGTACATTGAGCATGAAAGACGCGATCAACGAGGCGCTGGATCAGGAGATGACCCGCGACCCGACCGTGATCATGATGGGCGAGGATATCGTTGGCGGCGCGGGCGCCGCGGGCGAGGATGACGCCTGGGGCGGGGTTCTGGGTGTGTCCAAGGGGCTTTATCACAAGCACCCCAAGCAGATGATCGACACGCCCCTGTCCGAAAGCGCCTATGTCGGCGCGGCGATTGGTGCGGCGACCTGCGGGTTGCGCCCCGTGGCGGAACTGATGTTCATCGACTTCATGGGCGTCTGTCTGGACCAGATCTACAACCAGGCCGCCAAGTTCCGTTACATGTTCGGCGGCAAGGCGGAAACGCCGGTGGTGATCCGGGCCATGTGTGGCGCGGGCTTCCGCGCGGCGGCCCAGCACAGCCAGATGCTGACCCCGATCTTCACCCATATTCCGGGGCTGAAGGTCGTCTGCCCCTCGAACGCCTATGACACCAAGGGCCTTCTGATCCAGGCGATCCGCGACAACGATCCGGTCATCTTCCTTGAGCACAAGAACCTTTACGCCTCGGAATGCGATGTGCCGGAAGAGCCCTATGCGATCCCCTTCGGCGAGGCCAATATCGCCCGCGAGGGCAGCGATGTGACCATCGTGACCTACGGGTTGATGGTGCCCAACTCGCTGGCCGCCGCCGAAACGCTCAAGAAAGAAGGCATCGACGTCGAGGTGATCGACCTGCGCACCCTGTCGCCTATCGACATGGATACGGTGATCGAAAGCGTCGAGAACACCGGGCGTCTGGTCTGCGTCGACGAGGCCAACCCGCGTTGTTCGATCGCCACCGATGTCTCGGCCAGCGTGGCGCAGGATGCGTTCAAGGCCCTGAAAGCGCCGATTGCAATGGTCACCGCGCCGCATGCGCCGGTGCCTTTCTCGCCCGCGCTCGAAGACCTCTACATCCCGTCGCCCGACCGCATCGCGGCAGCGGTCCGCAAGACCATGGGGGCCTGA
- a CDS encoding thiamine pyrophosphate-dependent dehydrogenase E1 component subunit alpha, with product MSNPFPLEKDGLLEAYRRMKTIREFEERLHVDFGRGDIPGFVHLYAGEEAAGVGIMMHLKDLDRIASTHRGHGHCIAKGVDVKGMMAEIYGKSTGSCAGKGGSMHIADLSKGMMGANGILGAGAPLVCGAALAAQKLGHDGVGITFFGDGASNQGTVLESMNLAAIWNLPAIFVVENNGYAESTSVDYAVASDSYVDRATGFGMPGITVDGTDFFAVYEAAGEVVKRAREGGGPTLLECKMIRFFGHFEGDAQTYRAPGENEDNRKNRDCLKIFRAKVTEAGVLTNAELDAIDAEVATLIEDAVREAKAAPLPTPAELTTDVYVSY from the coding sequence ATGAGCAACCCGTTCCCACTGGAAAAAGACGGGCTTCTTGAAGCCTATCGCCGGATGAAGACGATCCGCGAGTTCGAAGAGCGCCTGCATGTCGATTTCGGCCGCGGCGACATCCCCGGCTTTGTGCACCTTTATGCGGGCGAAGAGGCCGCGGGCGTCGGTATCATGATGCACCTGAAGGATCTTGACCGCATCGCCTCGACCCACCGCGGGCATGGCCACTGCATCGCCAAGGGCGTGGATGTGAAAGGCATGATGGCCGAGATCTATGGCAAGTCCACCGGGTCCTGCGCGGGCAAGGGCGGCTCGATGCATATCGCTGATCTGTCCAAAGGCATGATGGGTGCAAACGGTATCCTCGGCGCCGGGGCGCCGCTTGTCTGTGGTGCCGCGCTCGCGGCGCAGAAGCTGGGGCATGACGGGGTGGGCATCACCTTCTTCGGCGATGGCGCCTCGAACCAGGGCACGGTGTTGGAATCGATGAACCTTGCCGCGATCTGGAACCTGCCCGCGATCTTCGTGGTGGAGAACAACGGCTACGCGGAATCCACCTCGGTGGACTACGCGGTGGCGTCAGACAGCTATGTCGACCGTGCGACCGGCTTCGGTATGCCGGGCATCACCGTCGACGGCACCGACTTCTTCGCCGTTTACGAGGCGGCGGGCGAGGTGGTGAAGCGTGCCCGCGAAGGTGGCGGGCCGACGCTTCTGGAATGCAAGATGATCCGCTTCTTCGGCCATTTCGAGGGCGATGCGCAGACCTATCGCGCCCCGGGCGAGAACGAGGACAACCGCAAGAACCGCGACTGCCTCAAGATCTTCCGCGCCAAGGTGACCGAGGCTGGCGTTCTGACCAACGCCGAGCTTGACGCCATCGACGCCGAGGTCGCGACTCTGATCGAGGACGCGGTGCGCGAGGCCAAGGCCGCGCCCCTGCCGACCCCCGCTGAACTGACCACCGATGTGTACGTGTCCTACTGA
- a CDS encoding ATP-NAD kinase family protein, producing MTKVGIIANPVSARDIRRIVSHAGNLPINDRANIVLRMLTGLMATGVEEVVIMPENGGIRTQLMRTIDREARMGHLRFPRVSYLDMPVTCTSDDSAEAARQMHDQGVGAIVVLGGDGTNRVVVSRCGNTPIAGVSTGTNNAFPELREPTITGLAVGLAVTGQVPCDHAYSYNKRLEVRVNDQREIALVDVAVVSERFIGARAIWKTANFRDLFVTFGRPDGIGMSSIIGLLAPLDRQTPEGRRARLLPLETAKTRLVAPIAPGLIEEVGIGGVEKVLPDTVYLPSVSAGSFALDGERELTFSETCDVSIRLQTDAFRTVNVPDCMAYAARHGLLTRAASEALRSAHQTGRTT from the coding sequence ATGACCAAAGTCGGCATCATCGCCAATCCCGTCTCGGCCCGCGACATCCGGCGGATCGTCAGCCATGCGGGCAATCTGCCGATCAATGACCGCGCGAACATCGTGTTGCGGATGCTGACGGGGCTGATGGCGACCGGCGTCGAAGAGGTGGTGATCATGCCGGAAAACGGCGGCATCCGCACCCAGCTGATGCGCACCATCGACCGCGAAGCCCGTATGGGGCATCTGCGGTTTCCGCGCGTCAGCTATCTGGACATGCCGGTCACCTGCACCTCGGACGACAGCGCCGAGGCGGCACGGCAGATGCACGATCAGGGTGTCGGGGCGATTGTGGTGCTGGGCGGCGACGGGACGAACCGCGTGGTCGTCTCGCGTTGCGGTAACACACCCATCGCCGGGGTATCCACCGGCACGAACAACGCCTTTCCGGAGCTGCGTGAACCGACGATCACCGGTCTGGCGGTGGGGCTGGCGGTGACCGGGCAGGTGCCCTGCGATCATGCCTATTCCTACAATAAGCGGCTGGAAGTGCGCGTCAACGACCAGCGCGAGATCGCTTTGGTCGACGTTGCCGTCGTCTCCGAACGGTTCATCGGTGCGCGCGCAATCTGGAAGACCGCGAATTTCCGCGATCTCTTCGTCACCTTCGGGCGGCCCGACGGGATCGGCATGTCGTCGATCATCGGGCTTCTGGCACCGCTTGACCGGCAGACACCTGAGGGCCGGCGCGCGCGTCTCTTGCCGCTGGAGACGGCAAAGACCCGGCTGGTCGCCCCGATCGCGCCCGGCCTGATTGAAGAGGTCGGCATCGGCGGCGTTGAAAAAGTTCTGCCCGACACGGTCTATCTGCCCAGCGTCTCGGCAGGTTCGTTCGCGCTCGATGGCGAACGCGAACTGACCTTCAGTGAAACCTGCGACGTCAGCATCCGTCTTCAGACCGATGCGTTCCGCACCGTCAACGTGCCCGATTGCATGGCCTATGCGGCCCGGCACGGGCTTCTCACCCGCGCAGCGTCCGAAGCGCTGCGTTCCGCTCATCAAACAGGGAGGACCACATGA
- a CDS encoding DUF779 domain-containing protein yields the protein MLFQQGDDLIGDQDVLVSDIDGVPFHKNADQHGRWKHTELTIDAIKGIGGMFSLENGSGRRFLTRSDICLTE from the coding sequence ATACTGTTCCAGCAGGGCGACGACCTGATCGGCGACCAAGATGTTCTGGTCAGTGACATCGACGGCGTGCCGTTCCACAAGAACGCCGATCAGCACGGGCGCTGGAAACACACTGAACTGACCATTGACGCGATCAAGGGAATTGGCGGGATGTTCTCGCTTGAGAATGGCTCGGGCCGACGATTCCTGACCCGATCCGACATCTGCCTGACGGAATAA
- a CDS encoding RNA polymerase factor sigma-54, protein MPQFQRQIQTQAQKLALTQAMRASLSLLSMDADEAAEAIRREQSRNSFLRTVPPPLPGGGGAADQPEIAHMESGTEDLLRQVALIRMTTRQNQLAQDLVHSLDERGFLPDSPEETASYLQCSPAELSALVPILQDAVEPAGVFAWSLADSFRLQLQAKNRFDPLIERLLCRLDLIARQDIDGICKACDVDREDAIEMLEDIRSLNPSPLFRQSHPIQASGEPELIIKTAPDGTCTASLNEAALPRLLTDDALFSSTMAAETDAHAQSYYRDCYRGAANMVRAMQKRANTLLSAGQTIADRQHKFIRSGRLRDKQPLTMTLIAQEAGLNKSTISRALSNCRIRLDSGIFPAEHFLARPLSDDTPDRTRDQVLQRLRLLIETENPRSPMSDQVLARQLGKARLSISRRTVAKYRQFLQIPGAYERKRNT, encoded by the coding sequence GTGCCGCAGTTTCAACGTCAGATCCAAACCCAGGCGCAGAAACTGGCCCTGACCCAGGCCATGCGCGCGTCACTGTCACTCCTGTCGATGGATGCGGACGAAGCCGCAGAAGCGATCCGGCGCGAGCAAAGCCGCAACAGCTTTCTGCGTACAGTTCCCCCGCCCCTGCCCGGCGGCGGCGGCGCGGCGGATCAGCCTGAAATTGCGCATATGGAAAGCGGTACCGAAGATCTGTTGCGGCAGGTCGCTCTGATCCGCATGACGACGAGGCAGAACCAGCTGGCGCAGGATCTGGTGCACAGCCTCGACGAGCGCGGCTTTTTGCCCGACAGCCCCGAAGAGACCGCCAGTTACCTCCAGTGCAGCCCGGCAGAGCTTAGCGCGCTTGTACCGATCCTGCAGGACGCCGTAGAGCCCGCAGGCGTGTTTGCGTGGTCACTGGCCGACAGCTTCCGACTTCAATTGCAGGCCAAGAACCGCTTTGACCCGCTGATTGAAAGATTGCTGTGTCGGCTTGACCTGATCGCGCGTCAGGACATTGATGGCATCTGCAAAGCTTGCGATGTCGACCGCGAGGACGCCATCGAAATGCTTGAAGATATCCGGTCGCTCAATCCCAGTCCTCTTTTCCGCCAATCCCACCCGATTCAGGCATCTGGCGAACCGGAACTGATCATCAAGACTGCTCCTGACGGCACCTGCACAGCTTCGCTGAACGAAGCCGCCCTGCCCCGGCTTTTGACGGATGACGCACTATTTTCATCCACCATGGCTGCCGAAACCGATGCCCATGCCCAAAGCTATTACCGTGATTGCTATCGCGGGGCCGCAAATATGGTACGGGCAATGCAAAAACGCGCCAATACGCTGCTGTCTGCGGGCCAGACCATCGCAGACCGCCAGCACAAGTTTATCAGGTCTGGTCGCCTCCGGGACAAGCAGCCGCTGACCATGACGCTGATCGCGCAGGAAGCCGGACTAAACAAGAGCACGATCAGTCGCGCCCTTTCCAACTGCAGAATTCGCCTGGATTCCGGCATTTTTCCCGCAGAGCATTTCCTGGCACGTCCTCTGAGCGACGATACCCCTGACCGGACCCGCGACCAGGTCCTGCAAAGGCTGCGCCTCCTCATTGAAACAGAGAACCCGCGAAGCCCCATGTCGGACCAAGTACTCGCCAGGCAACTTGGCAAGGCCAGGCTGTCGATCTCTCGGCGTACTGTCGCAAAGTATCGGCAGTTTCTTCAGATCCCCGGAGCATATGAACGCAAAAGGAATACGTGA